In Leptolyngbya sp. NIES-2104, the genomic window TTGGTTGTGGAAGATTGCGGCTTGGGCGATGGGACTGACGATCGCAGCTTATCTCGTTCAAGTGGTGACGGGTTCAGGCTTGCTGTTTGGCGCGAGAAAAATGCGATCGCTGCATATCGGAACGGGAATTGCGATCGCGATCTTCGTTCTCGTTCTCTTGGGAATCGGGTTGGTGGGCACGATCGGGCATTACGGCAGTCTCGGACACTCGAATCATCTTTGGTCAGGACTTGCGGTGGTGGAACTCGTTTTCCTCTCAGCTTGGAGTGCGGTACAAATTCCGAGTCAGCCTTGGGCGCGATCAGTTCATATTGGCGTAAATTTTCTGCTTTGTTTGGGGCTGGTTTGGGTGTCGATTACGGGTTGGGAAGTGGTGCAGAAATATCTTTGACGGGTGCGGTTGACCAGCGATCGAGTTCGACGATCGTATGAACGCGCCAAACTTCGGAAGGGTTGGGAAAGTCAGAGCGATAATGTCCTCCACGACTTTCCTGTCTCATCGCTGCGCTTTTCAGAATTAATGCTGCTACGTCGAATAAGTTATACAACTCGCCCCAATCGCGAAGCTCCTCTTCTGTGAGGTTTAGCTTAAAGGAT contains:
- a CDS encoding DUF4079 domain-containing protein, with product MDLPSFIWLWKIAAWAMGLTIAAYLVQVVTGSGLLFGARKMRSLHIGTGIAIAIFVLVLLGIGLVGTIGHYGSLGHSNHLWSGLAVVELVFLSAWSAVQIPSQPWARSVHIGVNFLLCLGLVWVSITGWEVVQKYL